One Solirubrobacterales bacterium genomic region harbors:
- a CDS encoding glycosyltransferase family 4 protein: MGPMASRWAEAMSARGHRVEVVTAHPHYPGPLWGHRLRPYRETRNGIPVLRLPLVIGHRTTPARILEEVTYAASAAVAAALRPAPDAAVVVSPSFLGVFPVLMSARLRRFPWILWLEDILPDAAATTGLMREGLALRTARHLERYMYRSAAGIVVISNAFRENLLAKGVPPWKVTHIYNPFTRGPAERRGNNGVDPARVLYMGNMGHSQNLPALVRAFETSSALGDDARLILAGTGELALEVAAEIRSTRVQMPGLLLEELEEEMQRAAIGLVPQRPDVDEFNLPSKLMNLMSRGVPVLASVNPQSEIARIVQQSGAGWVIDASDPEAFPSALRGILADKAELDRRGQAGLEFARRNFSPEAVATRFDDLLQDLSVSAGLPREGGQ; the protein is encoded by the coding sequence ATGGGTCCCATGGCGTCTCGATGGGCCGAGGCGATGTCCGCCCGCGGGCACCGGGTGGAGGTCGTCACGGCGCATCCGCACTACCCGGGCCCGCTTTGGGGTCACCGCCTGCGCCCCTACCGGGAGACCAGAAACGGGATTCCCGTCCTTCGCCTTCCTCTCGTCATCGGCCACCGGACCACCCCGGCGAGGATCCTCGAGGAGGTGACCTATGCCGCCTCGGCGGCGGTGGCAGCCGCCCTTCGCCCCGCCCCCGATGCGGCCGTCGTGGTGTCGCCTTCGTTCCTGGGCGTGTTCCCGGTCTTGATGAGCGCCCGGCTTCGGCGGTTCCCCTGGATTCTCTGGCTTGAGGACATCCTGCCCGATGCCGCTGCCACGACCGGCCTCATGCGCGAGGGCCTCGCGCTGCGCACGGCGCGGCACCTCGAGCGGTACATGTATCGCTCCGCGGCCGGGATCGTCGTGATCTCGAATGCGTTCCGCGAGAACCTGCTCGCAAAGGGAGTGCCGCCGTGGAAGGTCACGCACATCTACAACCCCTTCACGCGCGGCCCGGCAGAACGTCGCGGAAACAACGGCGTCGATCCCGCGCGCGTCCTGTACATGGGAAACATGGGTCACTCACAAAACCTTCCCGCGCTGGTGCGCGCGTTCGAGACCTCCTCGGCCCTTGGCGATGACGCCCGGCTGATCCTTGCGGGAACCGGCGAGCTCGCCTTGGAGGTCGCGGCGGAGATTCGTTCCACGCGCGTCCAGATGCCCGGCCTGCTGCTCGAGGAGCTCGAGGAGGAGATGCAACGGGCGGCCATCGGGCTCGTCCCCCAGCGACCCGACGTGGACGAATTCAACCTGCCGTCGAAGCTGATGAACCTGATGTCTCGCGGCGTCCCGGTGCTGGCGAGCGTCAACCCCCAATCCGAGATCGCCCGCATCGTGCAACAGTCGGGCGCCGGCTGGGTGATCGATGCCTCCGACCCGGAGGCCTTCCCAAGCGCGCTTCGAGGCATCCTGGCCGACAAGGCAGAGCTCGACCGACGGGGTCAGGCGGGCTTGGAGTTCGCCCGCCGCAACTTCAGCCCCGAGGCCGTCGCGACCCGATTCGACGACTTGCTTCAGGACCTGAGCGTGTCTGCTGGCCTGCCGCGTGAGGGTGGGCAGTGA
- a CDS encoding glycosyl hydrolase, whose amino-acid sequence MGPTDRGGKGSIAERARSGLLSGRGALFGALAISLAVLVGFSISLLGGVGSSSSRTAAAIPQQKFFGIAQGIFRFDTQDLQTMAATGIGTDRFLLDWAVVQPTPNGPLAWPDKAIGALASHGIEAIPYVWGSPKWVTPAQQNAPVDSPQQEAAWQSFLKAAVARYGPKGSYWSGGYVQQYGANAKPVPIRAWQVWNEPNLKKFFTPGPDVNASAQKYARLVRISHDAIKGQDPRARMVLAGMPGFGDVTASEFLAALYGAPGFKGAYDAAALHPYAPNVEDLGHQIDQLRTTMAEHGDEDTPLWLTELGWGSGPPDRFRLNKGLAGQANLLNGAFELILNHRRAWKVQRVFWFDWRDPAPASQLAGTCSFCLSAGLLKYTRDPKPAYLAFKRFAGGG is encoded by the coding sequence ATGGGACCGACGGACAGAGGCGGGAAGGGCTCCATCGCAGAGCGAGCCCGCTCCGGGCTGCTGAGCGGGCGAGGGGCGCTCTTCGGAGCGCTCGCGATATCGCTCGCGGTCCTGGTGGGTTTCTCGATCTCGCTGCTCGGAGGGGTCGGCAGCTCGAGCAGCCGAACGGCAGCCGCGATTCCTCAACAGAAGTTCTTCGGCATCGCCCAGGGCATATTCCGGTTCGACACCCAAGATCTCCAGACGATGGCAGCAACTGGGATCGGGACGGACCGGTTCCTGCTCGACTGGGCCGTGGTGCAGCCGACCCCGAACGGGCCCCTCGCCTGGCCTGACAAGGCCATCGGCGCCCTGGCCTCGCACGGAATCGAGGCGATCCCGTACGTGTGGGGGTCCCCCAAGTGGGTGACTCCGGCACAGCAGAACGCCCCAGTTGACAGCCCGCAGCAGGAGGCGGCGTGGCAAAGCTTCCTCAAGGCGGCTGTGGCGCGGTACGGACCAAAGGGCAGCTACTGGAGCGGTGGATACGTCCAGCAGTACGGGGCCAACGCCAAGCCGGTGCCCATCCGGGCCTGGCAGGTCTGGAACGAGCCCAATCTGAAGAAGTTCTTCACGCCCGGCCCAGACGTCAATGCATCGGCGCAAAAGTACGCCCGGCTCGTCCGGATCTCCCACGACGCGATCAAGGGCCAGGATCCTCGGGCCCGGATGGTCCTCGCCGGAATGCCCGGCTTCGGCGACGTGACGGCTTCGGAATTTCTTGCGGCCCTTTACGGCGCGCCCGGGTTCAAGGGCGCCTACGACGCCGCTGCGCTGCACCCTTACGCGCCGAACGTCGAGGACCTTGGGCACCAAATCGACCAACTCCGCACCACGATGGCCGAGCACGGTGATGAGGACACGCCGCTGTGGCTGACCGAGCTCGGTTGGGGCTCGGGACCGCCCGACCGTTTCCGGCTCAACAAGGGGCTCGCGGGTCAAGCGAACCTGCTGAACGGTGCGTTCGAGTTGATCCTCAACCATCGACGTGCCTGGAAAGTGCAGCGCGTCTTTTGGTTCGACTGGCGCGATCCCGCGCCCGCGTCGCAGCTAGCGGGCACCTGCAGCTTCTGCCTCAGCGCGGGCTTGCTCAAGTACACGCGCGACCCGAAGCCGGCCTACCTGGCGTTCAAGCGCTTCGCAGGCGGCGGCTGA